A window of the Henckelia pumila isolate YLH828 chromosome 3, ASM3356847v2, whole genome shotgun sequence genome harbors these coding sequences:
- the LOC140892159 gene encoding tRNA-splicing endonuclease subunit Sen2-1-like translates to MGPRWKGKAAEAMALADPMSKIVSRLQSSLIESNSHGILSGYSVLLAAHPEQTEILNQACFGRPIITCERDKQWFQLSLEEAFYLCYVMKCIKIIGENNRPINDTELLQYMTSKKDCFTVLFKAYSHLRMKNWVVRAGSQYGVDFVVYRHHPALVHSEYAVLVLSEEDDDANGRLRVWSDFNCTLRLCGSVAKTLLVLFISKNGGNGDVSPSCLENDNVEERIITRWIPEQSRENQGMELKKSFKSQA, encoded by the coding sequence ATGGGGCCGAGATGGAAAGGAAAAGCTGCAGAAGCAATGGCTCTCGCAGACCCCATGTCAAAAATAGTTTCTCGACTTCAATCATCTTTGATCGAATCTAATTCCCATGGAATCCTATCCGGTTACAGCGTTCTTCTTGCAGCACATCCAGAGCAAACTGAAATTTTGAATCAAGCTTGTTTTGGTCGCCCCATAATCACATGTGAGAGGGATAAGCAGTGGTTTCAATTGAGTTTGGAAGAAGCTTTTTACTTGTGTTATGTGATGAAATGCATTAAGATTATAGGTGAAAATAATCGTCCGATAAACGATACAGAGTTGTTGCAGTACATGACCTCCAAGAAAGATTGTTTCACAGTATTATTTAAAGCATACTCACATCTTCGAATGAAGAATTGGGTGGTGAGAGCAGGGTCTCAGTATGGTGTCGACTTTGTTGTCTACCGGCATCATCCAGCTCTGGTGCATTCAGAATATGCCGTACTCGTGTTATCAGAGGAAGATGACGATGCAAATGGCAGGCTAAGGGTTTGGTCTGATTTTAATTGCACGCTCCGTCTCTGTGGCAGTGTTGCAAAGACATTGTTGGTTCTTTTTATTAGCAAAAATGGTGGCAATGGGGATGTTTCTCCCTCATGTTTGGAGAATGATAATGTTGAGGAGAGGATCATTACCAGATGGATTCCAGAGCAAAGCCGAGAAAATCAAGGAATGGAACTTAAGAAA